Proteins co-encoded in one Lineus longissimus chromosome 11, tnLinLong1.2, whole genome shotgun sequence genomic window:
- the LOC135496196 gene encoding transient receptor potential cation channel subfamily V member 5-like, protein MARTSLDLSKSVLECETSRQYYIAIRENDVEAVNGIFGENFENKMSVLNDEIFPIESEANLDPFGGKLRSSFPIFVAAIHGCIDVFDLLMSHGADIETSDADGNNIVHALCWTGFCCKEKEKGLVATYRHIKEVLREKGGLTRLLHGEDRDGLRPLELASRLGIFHLVQAIVDTEGVYKTVHEYIGPFERVTYELAEYESWDDSNRHRKSPLRFLLHMRRNDLGELSDSFFETPLMKHWINRKFASVWFHLMAWVALHVLFVVVYLFEDEMMVGITEVTASECREENRTSRLIPAWQREFYSHIWLRETLHILILLYCYGSIINDVTELVLLVIKRKQNDIYNRPIKRGAYVTSALFFRINHFAMVTLTAGTQWISDDIMENIHLDNLVMVLYLVGGVMVLWSLLFFLQLLPSIGHLVMGFQATLATLVNFIILNTILFLSFVKAFNMIARMYCLSFVDGSIFENMYYAFKLLLDVLDDPIGKNEFGRVAFIVTHMSFVIVMVILMLNFLITAIGDVTSDVTKYDNLMRSLKRVEIAIILETRLRVFVSIFKRLGCLKPKAVTFSDIYITGMQNKHQ, encoded by the coding sequence ATGGCGCGGACAAGCTTAGATCTATCAAAGAGTGTTTTAGAATGTGAAACAAGTCGTCAATATTACATCGCTATACGAGAAAATGATGTCGAGGCAGTGAATGGTATCTTCGGCGAgaactttgaaaacaaaatgtctGTACTAAATGACGAAATCTTCCCGATCGAGAGCGAGGCTAACTTGGATCCGTTCGGGGGCAAATTAAGGAGCTCCTTCCCTATCTTCGTAGCAGCTATTCATGGCTGTATCGATGTGTTCGATCTGTTGATGTCGCATGGAGCTGACATTGAAACCTCCGATGCTGACGGAAATAATATTGTTCACGCACTGTGCTGGACGGGATTCTGTTGTAAGGAGAAGGAAAAGGGGTTAGTCGCCACCTATCGGCACATCAAGGAAGTGCTGAGGGAGAAGGGTGGCCTCACAAGACTCCTCCATGGTGAAGACCGCGATGGTTTACGTCCACTGGAGCTCGCCTCACGACTGGGGATATTCCACCTAGTCCAGGCTATCGTGGACACTGAAGGTGTATACAAAACGGTGCATGAATACATCGGGCCTTTCGAGCGTGTCACATACGAATTGGCGGAGTATGAATCGTGGGATGATAGCAACCGCCACCGGAAGTCACCACTGAGATTCCTCTTGCACATGCGCAGAAACGATCTAGGGGAACTGTCAGATTCATTCTTCGAAACGCCGTTGATGAAGCATTGGATAAACCGGAAGTTTGCGTCTGTTTGGTTCCATCTGATGGCGTGGGTAGCGCTCCATGTTCTGTTTGTCGTTGTCTACCTCTTCGAGGACGAAATGATGGTTGGAATCACTGAAGTTACTGCAAGTGAATGTCGAGAAGAAAATAGGACTTCTCGATTGATACCAGCGTGGCAGCGTGAATTCTACTCTCATATCTGGTTGCGCGAAACCCTTCATATTTTAATCCTGCTGTACTGCTATGGATCCATAATCAATGACGTCACTGAGCTTGTGCTTCTCGTAATCAAACGTAAACAAAACGACATATacaatcgaccaatcaaaagaGGAGCATATGTCACATCCGCTTTGTTTTTCCGGATAAATCATTTTGCCATGGTAACGCTGACTGCAGGAACCCAGTGGATATCTGATGATATCATGGAGAACATTCACCTCGATAACCTGGTCATGGTGTTGTATCTGGTGGGAGGAGTCATGGTGCTATGGTCGCTTCTGTTCTTCttacagctgctgccctctatcgGCCACCTCGTGATGGGCTTCCAAGCTACTCTCGCAACCTTGGTCAACTTCATCATCTTAAACACTATCCTCTTCCTTTCCTTTGTGAAGGCGTTTAACATGATTGCCAGGATGTATTGCTTGAGCTTTGTCGACGGATCTATTTTCGAAAACATGTACTATGCCTTTAAGCTTCTGTTGGATGTTCTCGACGACCCGATTGGAAAAAATGAGTTCGGGCGAGTTGCCTTCATCGTCACTCATATGTCGTTTGTTATTGTCATGGTGATCTTGATGCTCAATTTCTTAATCACCGCCATCGGGGACGTTACCTCTGACGTCACCAAATACGACAACCTCATGCGCAGTCTGAAGCGGGTCGAAATTGCTATCATCCTGGAGACGAGATTACGAGTGTTTGTTTCGATATTCAAGAGGCTTGGTTGTTTGAAACCGAAAGCGGTAACATTCAGTGACATCTACATCACCGGTATGCAAAATAAACACCAGTGA
- the LOC135496066 gene encoding insulin-like growth factor-binding protein complex acid labile subunit isoform X1, producing MLRLPVSMTGTSWPPSLFPFLTSVLLFRMCVAFCPQQCDCTPEATQIQTKMICKRGPLTSIPQDVPGTQIIVIDGEGRNDININYILENSFTRYVKLEELTIVYAGVKFIHRKAFQRLTQLLRVDLHNNQIEYLDEQIFSTMKYLAYLDLSNNKIGRVYRDMFAFPFIQMLSLKDNGANLRDRYLFQNLSMVDVLDISGNDVGSDLPAAFHGVNPYLRVLRMNSCGISQVAPELIKLIQRVHSLELKNNYISEISPQSFSHLTNLNEIYLDNNDLHTLDSAIFQRLQLRVLGLGGNNISVLKPDTFHNTSIGHIILSQNSISHIPPSFFSPINVIQKIQLDGNPLKYIGAETFSGLSVLDYLDLSNTQLHGFSLNAFSGINIRFLDLSKNSIMTISEKALQQFEKIDLVEFSDNPWHCTCFIKPLKKWLSDSNYGQNCSVKVDPKARLTDLEKRPFTNCLKCTTPLKNENETMLELTDKQIEQCYYVQEGKLTLDQQVLICAGVGICVLVISVVAYALFQRRNVLKYTLKGRTDIITNKGVGSRSGSRAASKADLTDTVATEPASLDPNVKLENISAISQPGLFDPEAENIVNGIIYRNSFTPKTPEVNDEKTPEVNGNNYGYVTSLESCV from the exons ATGCTGAG GCTTCCAGTGAGCATGACCGGAACCAGTTGGCCGCCCTCCCTCTTCCCATTCCTCACGTCCGTCCTGCTCTTCCGTATGTGCGTCGCCTTCTGTCCGCAACAATGCGACTGCACACCGGAAGCCACACAGATTCAGACCAAGATGATCTGCAAACGAGGCCCGCTGACCTCCATTCCGCAAGATGTACCAGGGACTCAGATCATAGTCATAGACGGCGAGGGACGTAATGACATCAACATTAATTACATACTTGAGAATTCATTTACACGTTATGTCAAACTAGAGGAGCTAACGATAGTATATGCTGGAGTCAAGTTTATTCATAGGAAAGCATTTCAAAGACTGACCCAACTGCTGCGTGTTGACCTTCACAACAACCAAATCGAATATTTAGATGAGCAGATATTTTCCACCATGAAATATTTGGCATATTTAGACCTTTCAAATAACAAAATCGGGCGGGTGTATCGGGACATGTTCGCCTTCCCGTTCATCCAGATGCTCAGTTTAAAAGACAACGGGGCTAACCTAAGAGACAGATACTTATTCCAGAATCTATCGATGGTGGACGTTTTAGACATAAGCGGAAATGACGTAGGTAGCGACCTTCCGGCTGCTTTCCACGGGGTAAACCCGTACTTGCGTGTCCTCCGAATGAATTCCTGTGGAATTAGTCAGGTCGCACCTGAGTTAATCAAACTTATTCAGAGAGTTCATTCACTGGAGTTAAAAAATAACTACATATCGGAGATATCGCCTCAGTCTTTCTCGCATTTAACAAACTTGAATGAGATATACCTTGATAATAACGATCTACATACTTTAGACAGTGCCATATTTCAAAGATTACAGCTACGTGTTTTGGGGCTCGGAGGCAATAACATATCTGTGTTAAAACCAGATACGTTCCATAACACGAGCATTGGCCATATCATCCTTAGTCAAAACAGCATCAGCCACATACCACCGAGTTTCTTTTCGCCCATAAATGTGATACAAAAAATACAGTTGGATGGGAACCCGTTGAAATACATCGGGGCTGAGACTTTTTCTGGCCTTTCTGTGTTAGATTACTTAGACTTATCCAATACTCAACTGCATGGGTTTTCCTTGAATGCTTTCTCTGGCATTAACATCCGCTTCTTGGACCTCTCAAAGAACAGTATCATGACTATTTCCGAGAAAGCGCTGCAGCAGTTTGAGAAAATCGATTTGGTTGAATTCTCTGACAATCCGTGGCACTGTACGTGCTTTATTAAGCCGCTGAAGAAGTGGCTAAGTGATTCCAACTATGGTCAGAACTGCTCGGTCAAGGTCGACCCGAAAGCGAGGCTGACTGACCTTGAGAAGAGGCCATTCACAAACTGTCTCAAGTGCACCACGCCCCTCAAGAACGAGAACGAGACGATGTTAGAGTTGACTGATAAACAGATAGAGCAATGCTATTACGTTCAGGAAGGCAAACTGACCTTAGACCAACAAGTGTTGATCTGTGCTGGTGTTGGCATTTGTGTTTTAGTGATATCTGTTGTTGCTTACGCCTTGTTCCAGCGGAGAAATGTGCTGAAGTATACTCTGAAAGGACGGACTGATATCATAACAAACAAAGGCGTCGGATCAAGGTCGGGTTCGCGCGCGGCGTCAAAGGCCGACTTGACGGACACCGTCGCCACTGAACCTGCCAGTTTAGACCCGAACGTGAAGCTGGAGAACATCTCTGCGATATCTCAGCCCGGTTTATTCGACCCCGAGGCAGAGAACATCGTCAATGGGATTATTTATAGGAATAGTTTCACCCCCAAAACACCGGAAGTAAACGATGAAAAAACACCGGAAGTTAACGGCAATAACTATGGTTACGTCACGTCGCTTGAGTCCTGTGTTTAG
- the LOC135496066 gene encoding insulin-like growth factor-binding protein complex acid labile subunit isoform X2, with product MTGTSWPPSLFPFLTSVLLFRMCVAFCPQQCDCTPEATQIQTKMICKRGPLTSIPQDVPGTQIIVIDGEGRNDININYILENSFTRYVKLEELTIVYAGVKFIHRKAFQRLTQLLRVDLHNNQIEYLDEQIFSTMKYLAYLDLSNNKIGRVYRDMFAFPFIQMLSLKDNGANLRDRYLFQNLSMVDVLDISGNDVGSDLPAAFHGVNPYLRVLRMNSCGISQVAPELIKLIQRVHSLELKNNYISEISPQSFSHLTNLNEIYLDNNDLHTLDSAIFQRLQLRVLGLGGNNISVLKPDTFHNTSIGHIILSQNSISHIPPSFFSPINVIQKIQLDGNPLKYIGAETFSGLSVLDYLDLSNTQLHGFSLNAFSGINIRFLDLSKNSIMTISEKALQQFEKIDLVEFSDNPWHCTCFIKPLKKWLSDSNYGQNCSVKVDPKARLTDLEKRPFTNCLKCTTPLKNENETMLELTDKQIEQCYYVQEGKLTLDQQVLICAGVGICVLVISVVAYALFQRRNVLKYTLKGRTDIITNKGVGSRSGSRAASKADLTDTVATEPASLDPNVKLENISAISQPGLFDPEAENIVNGIIYRNSFTPKTPEVNDEKTPEVNGNNYGYVTSLESCV from the coding sequence ATGACCGGAACCAGTTGGCCGCCCTCCCTCTTCCCATTCCTCACGTCCGTCCTGCTCTTCCGTATGTGCGTCGCCTTCTGTCCGCAACAATGCGACTGCACACCGGAAGCCACACAGATTCAGACCAAGATGATCTGCAAACGAGGCCCGCTGACCTCCATTCCGCAAGATGTACCAGGGACTCAGATCATAGTCATAGACGGCGAGGGACGTAATGACATCAACATTAATTACATACTTGAGAATTCATTTACACGTTATGTCAAACTAGAGGAGCTAACGATAGTATATGCTGGAGTCAAGTTTATTCATAGGAAAGCATTTCAAAGACTGACCCAACTGCTGCGTGTTGACCTTCACAACAACCAAATCGAATATTTAGATGAGCAGATATTTTCCACCATGAAATATTTGGCATATTTAGACCTTTCAAATAACAAAATCGGGCGGGTGTATCGGGACATGTTCGCCTTCCCGTTCATCCAGATGCTCAGTTTAAAAGACAACGGGGCTAACCTAAGAGACAGATACTTATTCCAGAATCTATCGATGGTGGACGTTTTAGACATAAGCGGAAATGACGTAGGTAGCGACCTTCCGGCTGCTTTCCACGGGGTAAACCCGTACTTGCGTGTCCTCCGAATGAATTCCTGTGGAATTAGTCAGGTCGCACCTGAGTTAATCAAACTTATTCAGAGAGTTCATTCACTGGAGTTAAAAAATAACTACATATCGGAGATATCGCCTCAGTCTTTCTCGCATTTAACAAACTTGAATGAGATATACCTTGATAATAACGATCTACATACTTTAGACAGTGCCATATTTCAAAGATTACAGCTACGTGTTTTGGGGCTCGGAGGCAATAACATATCTGTGTTAAAACCAGATACGTTCCATAACACGAGCATTGGCCATATCATCCTTAGTCAAAACAGCATCAGCCACATACCACCGAGTTTCTTTTCGCCCATAAATGTGATACAAAAAATACAGTTGGATGGGAACCCGTTGAAATACATCGGGGCTGAGACTTTTTCTGGCCTTTCTGTGTTAGATTACTTAGACTTATCCAATACTCAACTGCATGGGTTTTCCTTGAATGCTTTCTCTGGCATTAACATCCGCTTCTTGGACCTCTCAAAGAACAGTATCATGACTATTTCCGAGAAAGCGCTGCAGCAGTTTGAGAAAATCGATTTGGTTGAATTCTCTGACAATCCGTGGCACTGTACGTGCTTTATTAAGCCGCTGAAGAAGTGGCTAAGTGATTCCAACTATGGTCAGAACTGCTCGGTCAAGGTCGACCCGAAAGCGAGGCTGACTGACCTTGAGAAGAGGCCATTCACAAACTGTCTCAAGTGCACCACGCCCCTCAAGAACGAGAACGAGACGATGTTAGAGTTGACTGATAAACAGATAGAGCAATGCTATTACGTTCAGGAAGGCAAACTGACCTTAGACCAACAAGTGTTGATCTGTGCTGGTGTTGGCATTTGTGTTTTAGTGATATCTGTTGTTGCTTACGCCTTGTTCCAGCGGAGAAATGTGCTGAAGTATACTCTGAAAGGACGGACTGATATCATAACAAACAAAGGCGTCGGATCAAGGTCGGGTTCGCGCGCGGCGTCAAAGGCCGACTTGACGGACACCGTCGCCACTGAACCTGCCAGTTTAGACCCGAACGTGAAGCTGGAGAACATCTCTGCGATATCTCAGCCCGGTTTATTCGACCCCGAGGCAGAGAACATCGTCAATGGGATTATTTATAGGAATAGTTTCACCCCCAAAACACCGGAAGTAAACGATGAAAAAACACCGGAAGTTAACGGCAATAACTATGGTTACGTCACGTCGCTTGAGTCCTGTGTTTAG